TCCGCATCGCAGGCCAGCCGCAGGAGGCGGGGAGGGGCATCCGCTTCCTCCAGCGGGTCGCCGTCATCAGGCCGCAGGTTGTGCAGCCGCGCCTCGATCATGGCCATGCGGCGCAGCAGCCAGCTCAGGGCCTCGTCACCCTCCAGCCCCTTCAGCTCCCGCGCGTAGAGGTCGAGGATGCGCGCCTGCATGGCCCGCTCACCCGGGCCGCCGCCGTCCTCCGCCCCCGGCGTATGGCCGGCTAGAGCACGGGCCAGCCCGGTGGCGATCTCGTCCAGTCGTTCAGGTGCCATGGCACGCTCCCGTCAGGATGCCGCCGTGGGGCAGGCCGGGGAATGGTGGCCGGGCTGCCTCGCCCGGCCACATGGGCATCAGGCCGTGGCGGGCTGATGCACGAGGTCGAACAGCGCCTCGGCGATGGCCAGATCCTCGGCGTGCTTGATGACATGCCCGGCCAGGCGGTCGACGCTGAAGAGCTCGACCTTGCCGGCATAGGTGGCGCAGCCGCCGGACTTCACCGCGTCCAGATAGGTCTGCCGGCGCCAGCCTGTGACGGACCAGGTGATGCGGCGCACCGGCGGCAGGTCCTGGCTGTTGGTCTTTTCGGCGAAGGTGAAGTTCACCGGCTCGCCACGGCAGAGGGCCTCCAGCGGCTCATCCACCACGCTCAGCATCACATCGGCGCTGGTCTGCTCCATGGCGCGGACGAAGCCGGCGATGTCCTCGATCGTCAGCAGCGGCGCGATGGAATGCACCTGGAAGACCCGCTCGCAGGGATGCTTGTCCAGGAACTCGGCCACGAACTGCTCGCTGGTGGCGACGTTGTTGGCGAGTTCCGCCGGGCGGCGGTGGAACTTCGCGCCCTCGGCCTCGGCGATGCGGGCGATCTCATCGGCCTCGGAATTCACCCAGACCTCGTCGAAGACGCCGGAGGACAGGCACTTGCGGATCGCATGGGCGATCAGCGGCGCGCCCTTCAGCGGCAGGAGGTTCTTCTGCTTCAGGCGCTGGCTGCCAAGCCGCGCCGGGATCATCGCGATATTCGACATGCTCTCGCTGCCTCAGGCTGCCCAGGAAGGAATGAAGGAAAGCGGGTCCGTGGCCTTATCCAGCCCCGCGATGGCGGCGCGGCCCATGGCGACGACCGCTTCCTCGGCGCTGCCGCCGATATGGCCGGTGCCGATGAAGCCCGTCGTATTGAACAGCTCCATGTCCTGCGGCGGCTCGAAGGCGAAGACGTCGAAGCAGGCGGCCGAGAGATGGCCGGAGGCCAGGCTGGCCTTGAGCGCATCCTCATCCACCAGCCCGCCGCGCGCGGTGTTCACCAGCACGGCACCGGGCTTCATGGCAGCCAGACGGTCGGCGCCGAAGATGTTGCGGGTGGCAGTGGTGTTGGGAATGTGCAGCGAGATCACGTCGGATTGTGCCACGAGCGTATCGAGGTCCGTGACCTCGACGCCAAGTTCGGCGGCGGGGGCTGAGACATCGCGGATGTCATGCGTCAGTACCCGGGTGCCGAAGGCGCGCAGCAGTCCCGCGACATCGCGCCCGACATGGCCGAAGCCCAGCAGGCCGACCGTGACGGCGCCGAGCTGGCGGCCACGATACTGCCGCCAGGTGCCGGCCTTGATCTCCTCATGCGAGGTGATGACGCCGCGCAGGCCTGCGATCATGAAGCCGATGGCCAGCTCGGCCACGGAGCGGCGGTTCACGCCACCTTCCCAGCCGACGCGGATGCCCCGGCGCGCGGCGGCGGCGAGGTCCACATTATCCAGGCCCACGCCGTATTTACTGATGATCCGCAGATCCGGCAGGGCGGCCAGGGTGGCGTCGTCGATCTTCTCGAGCGCCACCACGGCGGCGTCATGGCCGCGCAGGAAGGCGATGAGTTCCTCGCCCGCCAGGGTGCGGCCAGTATCGTTGAAGAGGGCCTGCGGGTACTTCGCCTGCAATTCGGCGCGCAGCACGGGGTGTTTGGAAAAGGAGCGGGACAGGACCGCCACGCTGCGCGGAGAGGTGGTCATGCGGCAGGCCCGGCACCAAAGGACATGGAAACGGAGGCGTCGCCCAATGCGGCGAAGCGGGCGACGACCTTGGCGCCGCGTGGCGCCTCGATATAGCCGGTGCAGCTGCCGGTCACGATGACCTGTCCGGCCTTCAGCGTGTAGCCGGCCGCCAGCGCATCCTGAAAGAAGCCCAGCAACGGACCGAGGGGGCCATTGTCGATAATGTCACCACGGCCCTCGGCCGCGGTCTTGCCGCCGATCTCCAGCGTCACGGGGGCGGTGGCATAATCGGCCAGGGGGTCGAAGGGACGGGCGGGACCGAGCACCAGCGCGCCGGCGGCGCCGCCATCCGCCATCAGGGCCAGCCCGCCGTGAATGCCCAGCGAGGCAAAGCGGGTGCCCGGAATCTCCAGCGCCGGATGCACGGCATCGATCAACGCGGCAACGCCGGTCGCATCCTTCGGCAGGTCGTCGGCCGTGATGTCGCGGGCCAGGCGGAAGCCGTATTCGCTTTCCACGCCTGTCTGCCGGGCACCGGGGCCGGAAACGGTGGCGCCGTCCTGGAAAACACGTGACTCCGGCAAGACGCCAAAGAAAGGCCGGGACAGGCCGAGACTCGTGCGCACGCCGGCGATCGTCGCACCCAGCTTGAAGGCGGCAATCGGTCCCAGCTGACGCGCCAGCGTATCCTTGACCCGGGCTGCCGCGGCCATATCGGCAGGCAGATCCTGCGGTTCCGGGATAACGATCTGCGCCGTGTCAAAGGCTTCGGCGATCAGCCGCGCCAGTTTGGGTTGCGGGCTCATGACGTCCTAACCAATTTGTATGAAACTGATTGCCATGCCCCAGTCTCATCTGTAAAGCCGGCACCGGGCGAGCATGAGGGCCCCCGTGCAGAAGACAACCGAATACACTCCAGAGTTCCTGCTGACGCTGGCAGGTGACGCAGCTCGTTGTACCCGCGACATCCTGGTGGCTTCCCGAGATCGGGAGAGTGCGCCGCTCACGCAATTGGGACGTGACATCAAGCTGGCCGAGGATGGCGCCTCGGAAGCACGCATCCGGAGCCTGCTGGCCGAGCGTGCGGACCTTCCCGTGCTGGGTGAGGAACAGGGCTGGGGCAGCGGTGGCGAAGCGGAAGGGCTGCACTGGGTCGTCGATCCTCTAGACGGCTCCTTCAACTTCTACCGCGGCATTCCGCTCTATGCCGTTTCCATCGCGCTCTGTCGTGGCCGTGAGCCGGTGCTCGGCGCCATTTATGACCCTGAGCGCGACGAATTGATGACAGGCGGCCCGGGACTTGGCCTTTTCCTGAATGGCGCGCCGCTGGCGCCGCCGCAGGCGCCACGTCAGATCCTGGCGACCGGTTTCCCCAGCTATGCCGATCCCGACGTCGTCTGTGCCCGCCTGGCGGGACAGACACGGGACTGGAAAAAGATCCGCATGCTCGGATCCGCCGCGCTCTCACTGGCCTGGGTGGCGATGGGGCGGCTCGACGGCTACGCGGAAACCAATATCATGTGGTGGGATGTCGCCGCCGGCCTGGCTTTGGCCCGGGGCGCTGGCCTGACCGAGATCACCTTTACGGCATTGGACGAAAACGCGGTTGATATCCTTGTCTCGCGCTGACGGGACCGGGCGGCTGTTTGAAGGAGGCTGTTGTGGCGGAGAAGGTCGGAATTATCGGCTTTGGCAAAATGGGGCAGACCCGTGCCGAGAGCCTGCTGCGGGACGGCCGCGCGCAGATCGTGCAGGTCTACGACGTGGCCGTGCAGCCCGCTGCGGGCCACCCCGTGGCGGCCTCGGCGCAGGAGATCATCGATAATCCGGCGATCGGCAGTGTCTTCATCTGCGCCACGAACGAGGTGAACAAGCCGCTGACCATCGCCGCGCTACGGGCCGGCAAGCACGTCTTCTGCGAGAAGCCGCCGGCCTTCACGGCCGAGGATGTGCACGACATCATCGAGGCCGAGCGGGCCAGCGGCCGCGTGCTGATGTATGGCTTCAATCACCGCCATCACGGCGGCGTCATCAAGATGAA
This genomic window from Roseomonas marmotae contains:
- a CDS encoding phosphoglycerate dehydrogenase, translated to MTTSPRSVAVLSRSFSKHPVLRAELQAKYPQALFNDTGRTLAGEELIAFLRGHDAAVVALEKIDDATLAALPDLRIISKYGVGLDNVDLAAAARRGIRVGWEGGVNRRSVAELAIGFMIAGLRGVITSHEEIKAGTWRQYRGRQLGAVTVGLLGFGHVGRDVAGLLRAFGTRVLTHDIRDVSAPAAELGVEVTDLDTLVAQSDVISLHIPNTTATRNIFGADRLAAMKPGAVLVNTARGGLVDEDALKASLASGHLSAACFDVFAFEPPQDMELFNTTGFIGTGHIGGSAEEAVVAMGRAAIAGLDKATDPLSFIPSWAA
- a CDS encoding cytidylyltransferase domain-containing protein, with the protein product MSNIAMIPARLGSQRLKQKNLLPLKGAPLIAHAIRKCLSSGVFDEVWVNSEADEIARIAEAEGAKFHRRPAELANNVATSEQFVAEFLDKHPCERVFQVHSIAPLLTIEDIAGFVRAMEQTSADVMLSVVDEPLEALCRGEPVNFTFAEKTNSQDLPPVRRITWSVTGWRRQTYLDAVKSGGCATYAGKVELFSVDRLAGHVIKHAEDLAIAEALFDLVHQPATA
- a CDS encoding 2-keto-4-pentenoate hydratase, which produces MSPQPKLARLIAEAFDTAQIVIPEPQDLPADMAAAARVKDTLARQLGPIAAFKLGATIAGVRTSLGLSRPFFGVLPESRVFQDGATVSGPGARQTGVESEYGFRLARDITADDLPKDATGVAALIDAVHPALEIPGTRFASLGIHGGLALMADGGAAGALVLGPARPFDPLADYATAPVTLEIGGKTAAEGRGDIIDNGPLGPLLGFFQDALAAGYTLKAGQVIVTGSCTGYIEAPRGAKVVARFAALGDASVSMSFGAGPAA
- a CDS encoding inositol monophosphatase family protein encodes the protein MQKTTEYTPEFLLTLAGDAARCTRDILVASRDRESAPLTQLGRDIKLAEDGASEARIRSLLAERADLPVLGEEQGWGSGGEAEGLHWVVDPLDGSFNFYRGIPLYAVSIALCRGREPVLGAIYDPERDELMTGGPGLGLFLNGAPLAPPQAPRQILATGFPSYADPDVVCARLAGQTRDWKKIRMLGSAALSLAWVAMGRLDGYAETNIMWWDVAAGLALARGAGLTEITFTALDENAVDILVSR